Proteins encoded in a region of the Bacillus sp. T3 genome:
- a CDS encoding Crp/Fnr family transcriptional regulator — translation MQTITDLSTELTEMFQSIYLIKKMEKGTFLFQEDTLADELFIIQSGNVQVSKIIPDGRELTLRMCSPGDIISEVSLFNPSRRYMMTGKVVSSGEVAVINKQHLEGKLTNNHELALEFIKWMSIQQQKTQTKFRDLILNGKKGAMYSTLIRLANSYGEKTEDGLFLNINLTNQELANFCGTSREVVNRFLSDLKKNQIISINKGQITIHDLHYLKREIDCENCPIEICNIF, via the coding sequence ATGCAAACCATTACAGATTTGTCCACTGAACTTACTGAGATGTTTCAATCCATTTATCTTATAAAGAAAATGGAAAAAGGCACCTTTTTGTTCCAAGAAGACACTCTTGCTGATGAATTATTTATCATTCAAAGCGGCAATGTTCAAGTTTCTAAAATCATTCCAGATGGACGGGAGCTAACTCTGCGCATGTGCTCTCCAGGCGACATTATTAGTGAAGTTTCCTTATTTAATCCTTCTCGCAGGTATATGATGACTGGAAAAGTTGTAAGCAGTGGTGAAGTCGCCGTTATAAACAAGCAACACCTCGAGGGGAAATTAACGAACAATCACGAGCTTGCACTTGAATTCATTAAATGGATGAGCATTCAACAACAAAAAACACAAACTAAATTTCGTGATCTAATTTTAAATGGGAAAAAAGGAGCTATGTATTCGACCCTAATCCGACTGGCGAATAGCTACGGTGAGAAAACAGAGGATGGTCTCTTCTTAAATATTAATCTAACTAATCAGGAACTTGCAAATTTCTGCGGCACCTCTCGTGAAGTCGTGAATCGCTTCTTAAGCGACTTAAAGAAAAATCAAATTATTTCAATCAATAAAGGTCAGATTACGATTCATGATCTCCACTATTTAAAAAGAGAAATCGATTGTGAAAACTGCCCAATCGAAATTTGTAATATATTTTAA
- a CDS encoding YwiC-like family protein: MQLFLPKQHGAWAMLIIPFWLGVVASGFLWQHIPFFFGWLLLYLATYPLLLLFKGKKIPFYTKWTVIYIIPALLLLFIVLFSRPSIIYFGLVMIPFFFINAYFSSKNNDRAFLNDISAILVFSIAGLASSYFYNGSINAATILIFIASILFFIGSTFYVKTMIREKKNQHFKWISWGYHVLVPIVWFVMGQWIVGLAFIPSLARAVYLYGKPYSAKQVGIFEIVNSVIFFIIIAIAIQ; the protein is encoded by the coding sequence ATGCAATTATTTTTACCGAAACAGCATGGAGCATGGGCTATGCTGATCATTCCATTTTGGCTCGGTGTTGTTGCATCAGGCTTTTTGTGGCAGCATATTCCATTCTTTTTTGGATGGTTGCTTTTGTATCTTGCCACGTATCCATTACTGTTATTATTTAAAGGGAAGAAAATTCCATTTTATACGAAGTGGACAGTTATCTATATTATTCCTGCGCTACTTTTATTATTTATTGTTCTATTTTCGCGACCGTCTATCATTTATTTTGGACTGGTGATGATTCCGTTTTTCTTTATCAATGCTTATTTTTCAAGTAAAAATAATGATCGAGCCTTTTTAAATGATATTAGTGCGATTCTAGTCTTTTCGATTGCGGGCTTGGCAAGTAGCTATTTTTATAATGGTAGTATTAATGCGGCAACTATCCTAATTTTTATTGCATCGATTCTCTTTTTTATCGGCAGTACGTTTTATGTTAAAACGATGATACGTGAAAAGAAAAATCAGCATTTTAAATGGATATCATGGGGGTATCATGTTCTTGTGCCTATCGTTTGGTTTGTGATGGGGCAATGGATTGTTGGACTAGCCTTTATTCCAAGCTTGGCAAGAGCAGTTTATTTGTACGGAAAGCCGTATTCAGCGAAACAAGTAGGGATATTTGAAATCGTCAACTCAGTCATTTTCTTTATCATCATCGCCATCGCGATTCAATAA
- the mobB gene encoding molybdopterin-guanine dinucleotide biosynthesis protein B has product MKTQPEARGLGKQKPLIFQLVGYSNSGKTTFMTKLVECLSLENKKVVTLKHHGHGGQPEVIAKKDSSQHINAGALASLVEGEGRIVLQSDRLAWPLSEQLELLSFFQPDFIFIEGYKNEDYPKVILVKNSEDCELLDTLTNLVAVFYWDEAYETLLRRNNELPLFHLSDQAGLKWLMDYLINKQSNC; this is encoded by the coding sequence TTGAAGACACAACCGGAAGCGCGTGGCCTTGGTAAGCAAAAACCATTAATTTTTCAGTTAGTTGGCTATTCGAATAGTGGCAAAACAACCTTTATGACGAAGCTTGTTGAATGTTTAAGCTTGGAGAATAAAAAAGTTGTGACGTTAAAACACCATGGACATGGCGGCCAACCTGAGGTCATTGCTAAAAAGGATTCGAGTCAGCACATTAACGCTGGTGCGCTTGCTTCTCTTGTTGAAGGTGAAGGTCGTATTGTGCTACAGTCTGACAGACTAGCATGGCCATTATCGGAACAACTAGAGCTATTGTCTTTTTTTCAACCAGACTTTATCTTCATTGAAGGGTACAAAAACGAGGATTACCCAAAGGTTATTTTGGTTAAAAATAGCGAGGATTGTGAACTACTTGATACTCTAACCAACCTCGTTGCCGTTTTTTACTGGGACGAAGCATATGAGACACTCCTAAGAAGAAATAATGAACTTCCCCTTTTTCATCTGAGTGATCAAGCGGGATTAAAATGGTTAATGGATTACTTGATTAACAAGCAAAGTAATTGTTAA
- the glp gene encoding gephyrin-like molybdotransferase Glp — protein MLDRRKPIPIADAVKQVMNYQKQGQVEYVSIFESHNRFLAEDLTATSDVPHFDRAPYDGFAIRSIDSMGAGLDNPVEFEIIDHIGAGHVSDKEVGPFQAVRIMTGAQMPKGTDCVVMLELAKDIERDGDKYMSIKRVYKKGDNVSFTGEDAKKGEVLVKKGTLINPGIQAMLATFGYAQVPVAKKPVVGLFATGTELLEVDEPLVAGKIRNSNSYMISAQIDRAGAEVLYFGKLPDDFDTCYEAVSGALDKVDLLMTTGGVSVGDFDFMPAIYEKMGAEVLFNKVAMRPGSVTTVAQYAGKLLFGLSGNPSACYVGFELFARPIIRTMLCSDKPHLRKEKANLEVDFPKANPFTRFVRSATTIENGRLVAAPSGLDKSNIVMSLAGANSLMILPGGTRGYEAGTEVEVLLLEDTTGSAWPW, from the coding sequence ATGTTAGATAGACGAAAACCAATTCCAATCGCGGATGCAGTTAAGCAAGTAATGAACTATCAAAAACAAGGACAGGTCGAATACGTGTCGATCTTTGAAAGCCATAATAGATTTTTAGCAGAAGACTTAACTGCAACAAGCGATGTACCTCATTTTGATCGGGCACCCTATGACGGATTTGCGATTCGTTCAATTGACTCAATGGGAGCTGGTCTAGATAATCCTGTTGAATTTGAAATCATTGACCATATTGGAGCTGGCCACGTTTCCGATAAGGAAGTAGGTCCCTTTCAAGCAGTAAGAATTATGACTGGAGCACAGATGCCAAAAGGAACAGATTGTGTCGTCATGCTTGAACTTGCTAAAGACATTGAACGCGATGGAGACAAATACATGTCAATCAAGCGTGTTTATAAAAAAGGGGACAATGTTTCGTTCACAGGTGAGGATGCGAAGAAGGGCGAGGTCCTAGTAAAAAAAGGAACGTTAATTAATCCTGGTATACAAGCAATGCTTGCTACATTTGGGTATGCGCAGGTTCCTGTAGCTAAAAAGCCAGTTGTGGGACTTTTTGCGACAGGTACTGAGCTCCTAGAAGTGGATGAACCGCTTGTTGCTGGAAAGATTCGCAATAGTAATTCCTATATGATCTCTGCTCAAATTGACCGAGCGGGTGCCGAAGTTCTGTACTTCGGAAAGCTTCCAGATGATTTTGACACTTGCTATGAAGCTGTTTCTGGAGCATTGGATAAAGTCGATTTATTAATGACTACTGGCGGTGTATCGGTCGGGGATTTTGATTTTATGCCAGCGATATATGAAAAAATGGGAGCTGAAGTTTTGTTTAACAAAGTAGCAATGCGCCCTGGAAGTGTCACAACTGTTGCGCAATATGCTGGCAAGTTATTATTCGGTTTGTCCGGTAATCCTTCCGCTTGCTATGTCGGGTTTGAATTGTTTGCTCGCCCGATTATTCGAACTATGCTTTGTTCCGACAAACCACATCTTCGTAAAGAAAAAGCGAACCTTGAGGTTGATTTTCCAAAAGCCAATCCATTTACACGATTTGTACGCAGTGCTACGACAATTGAAAATGGCCGCTTAGTTGCTGCACCAAGTGGTTTAGATAAATCTAATATTGTCATGAGCTTAGCTGGTGCGAATTCGTTAATGATTTTACCTGGAGGAACAAGAGGCTACGAGGCAGGAACGGAAGTGGAGGTATTATTGCTTGAAGACACAACCGGAAGCGCGTGGCCTTGGTAA
- the ric gene encoding iron-sulfur cluster repair di-iron protein — MTTMPYTETSLVKDIVNEIPKSADLFKRYRIDFCCGGNRPLKDSAAEYNVNMETLMAELADVYAKSIGEPIDMEVWTNTDSNTLVEHVIEKYHRPLEEELTMLSPYVTKVAKVHGDSHPELLRVYELFYELKKELLEHTAKEEATVFPMLLKLDEVEGAEREAMINEIKELEKEHDHAGAILRELRKITSDYIPPAEACGTYRLVFKRLEMLESETFMHVHLENNILFPRFY, encoded by the coding sequence ATGACTACTATGCCATATACAGAAACTTCATTAGTTAAAGATATTGTAAATGAAATTCCAAAATCAGCAGACCTTTTTAAACGTTATCGAATTGACTTCTGCTGCGGTGGAAATCGTCCATTAAAAGATTCAGCAGCAGAATACAATGTAAATATGGAAACATTAATGGCAGAATTAGCTGATGTTTATGCAAAAAGCATTGGTGAGCCAATTGACATGGAAGTTTGGACAAACACAGATTCAAACACTTTAGTTGAGCATGTGATTGAGAAATACCACCGTCCTCTTGAAGAGGAGCTTACAATGCTTAGTCCCTATGTGACGAAGGTTGCTAAAGTTCACGGTGATTCACATCCAGAATTGCTTCGTGTTTATGAATTGTTTTATGAGCTAAAGAAAGAGTTGTTAGAGCATACAGCTAAAGAAGAAGCAACTGTATTTCCAATGCTGTTAAAGTTAGATGAAGTTGAGGGCGCAGAGCGTGAAGCGATGATTAATGAGATTAAGGAGCTTGAAAAAGAGCACGATCATGCTGGAGCAATTTTACGTGAACTTCGGAAAATTACTTCTGATTATATTCCACCAGCAGAGGCATGCGGAACATACCGCCTAGTGTTTAAACGTCTAGAAATGCTTGAATCTGAAACATTCATGCACGTTCATCTAGAAAACAATATTCTTTTCCCTCGTTTTTATTAA
- the moaA gene encoding GTP 3',8-cyclase MoaA: MTNQQVSDQLNRPLRDIRISVIDRCNFRCQYCMPAELFGPDFAFLPRTELLSYEEIHRLASLFIKLGVEKIRLTGGEPLLRKDLPVLVEMLSRIEGLKDIALTTNGVLLPKYAEQLREAGLKRVNISLDSLNDELFGTINGRNVGVGPVLKGIEAAKKAGLGIKINMVVKKGLNDSEIIPMATFCKENDLELRYIEFMDVGSTNGWKMDDVITKKEIFEQLKGHFEFEPVEAAYYGEVAKRYRYKGTKTDVGFITSVSESFCSTCTRARLSANGQIFTCLFNGNGHDIKGLLRNGASNEELEKKIVDIWNHREDRYSDLRTEETRKARKKIEMSYIGG; encoded by the coding sequence ATGACAAACCAACAAGTAAGTGACCAGTTAAATCGACCTCTTCGTGATATCCGTATTTCTGTTATTGATCGCTGTAATTTTCGTTGTCAATATTGCATGCCAGCTGAGTTATTCGGCCCTGATTTTGCTTTTTTACCTAGAACCGAATTGCTGTCGTACGAGGAAATCCATCGCCTTGCCAGCCTTTTTATAAAGCTGGGAGTCGAAAAGATTCGCTTAACTGGTGGAGAACCACTATTAAGAAAAGATTTACCTGTACTTGTTGAAATGCTGTCCCGAATCGAAGGTCTTAAGGATATTGCGTTAACAACAAATGGTGTTTTATTGCCAAAATATGCCGAGCAGCTAAGAGAGGCTGGTCTTAAAAGAGTAAATATAAGTTTAGACAGCTTAAATGATGAATTATTTGGGACGATAAATGGACGTAACGTTGGTGTGGGACCCGTACTGAAAGGGATCGAAGCAGCAAAAAAGGCCGGACTGGGTATCAAAATTAATATGGTTGTGAAAAAGGGACTTAATGATTCTGAAATTATTCCAATGGCAACCTTCTGTAAAGAAAATGACTTAGAGCTGCGCTATATTGAATTCATGGATGTCGGTAGTACAAATGGCTGGAAAATGGATGACGTCATTACGAAAAAGGAAATATTTGAGCAGTTAAAGGGCCATTTTGAGTTTGAACCTGTTGAAGCCGCTTACTATGGTGAAGTAGCAAAGCGCTATCGCTACAAAGGAACAAAGACTGATGTTGGTTTTATTACCTCTGTTTCCGAGTCCTTTTGTTCGACCTGTACCCGAGCAAGATTATCAGCGAATGGACAAATTTTCACTTGCTTGTTTAATGGGAACGGACACGATATTAAGGGCTTACTCCGAAATGGAGCGAGCAATGAAGAGCTAGAGAAAAAAATCGTAGACATTTGGAATCATCGAGAGGACCGTTATTCAGATTTGAGAACTGAGGAAACAAGAAAGGCTCGCAAAAAGATTGAAATGTCATATATAGGCGGTTAA
- a CDS encoding Crp/Fnr family transcriptional regulator: MPDTIKATKPIQIKELLRFTDRIIHTKKGTYLFQEGTTAEELYLVISGKVQISKITSDGRELSLRICSENDLCGELTLFTETPKYLLSGLVIEDGEVAAIRKDVLEKEIFQNSSLAFEFMKWMSDHFRKTQTKFRDLVLNGKRGALFSTLIRMTNSYGVEKPDGILIDLPLTNQELANFCGTSRESTNRILNELKRENIISVKKGKIFIHDLQYLKKEIDCENCPAIYCSIE; encoded by the coding sequence ATGCCTGATACAATAAAAGCCACAAAACCGATTCAGATAAAAGAATTACTGCGATTTACAGATCGAATCATTCATACAAAAAAAGGGACTTATCTTTTTCAGGAAGGGACAACAGCTGAAGAATTGTACCTCGTTATATCTGGAAAAGTCCAAATTAGTAAAATTACGTCAGATGGCCGCGAGTTATCATTAAGAATTTGCAGCGAAAATGATTTATGTGGTGAATTAACCTTGTTCACGGAAACTCCCAAGTATTTGTTAAGTGGTCTTGTCATTGAAGATGGAGAAGTAGCCGCGATTCGTAAGGATGTTCTTGAGAAAGAAATTTTTCAGAACAGCTCCTTAGCGTTTGAATTCATGAAATGGATGAGCGACCATTTCCGAAAAACGCAAACCAAATTTCGTGATCTCGTTCTAAACGGAAAAAGAGGAGCACTTTTTTCTACTCTTATTCGGATGACTAATAGCTACGGTGTTGAAAAGCCTGACGGAATTTTAATTGATTTACCCTTAACAAATCAAGAACTGGCAAATTTTTGCGGAACCTCTCGCGAGAGTACCAACCGAATCCTGAATGAGCTTAAACGGGAGAACATTATTTCCGTTAAAAAAGGGAAAATATTCATCCACGATTTGCAATATTTAAAGAAAGAAATTGATTGTGAAAATTGTCCAGCCATTTATTGTAGTATTGAATAA
- a CDS encoding TIGR04053 family radical SAM/SPASM domain-containing protein, translated as MGFNRDFNRDPFIVIWELTRACQLKCLHCRAEAQYRRDPRELSFDEGKALIDQIKEMNGAMLVFTGGDPLERADVFDIAEYAVKQGVRVSMTPSATPNVTKEAIEKAKDVGLSRWAFSLDGPTAEIHDHFRGTDGSFDLTMERIKYLHELEIPVQINTVISRYNIDHLEEMAKLVEKLECVLWSVFFLVPTGRGQTSDMISPVQHEQVFTWLYQLSKRVPFDIKTTAGQHYRRVVIQQKKREAKEQPTEIQYLDALTEQGLTGSIDGLGRAPKGVNDGNGFIFISHIGDVYPSGLLPIKVGNIREQSLSDIYRNSPVLQELRNPDLYKGKCGQCEFRHVCGGSRSRAYAMTGDYLESEPFCVYIPKALRKKQEV; from the coding sequence ATGGGATTTAATCGAGATTTTAATCGAGATCCGTTTATCGTCATATGGGAATTAACAAGAGCCTGTCAATTAAAATGCTTGCATTGCCGAGCTGAAGCACAATATAGAAGAGACCCAAGAGAGCTATCCTTTGATGAAGGAAAAGCATTAATTGATCAGATAAAAGAAATGAATGGTGCGATGTTAGTCTTTACTGGCGGAGACCCACTAGAACGCGCGGATGTTTTTGATATTGCAGAATATGCAGTAAAGCAAGGTGTGCGAGTTTCGATGACACCGAGTGCCACTCCAAATGTGACAAAAGAAGCGATAGAAAAAGCTAAAGATGTGGGGCTATCACGCTGGGCATTCAGTTTAGATGGACCAACAGCAGAAATCCATGATCATTTTCGCGGAACAGACGGTTCCTTTGATTTAACGATGGAACGGATTAAATATTTGCATGAACTTGAAATACCAGTGCAAATCAATACTGTAATTTCAAGGTATAACATTGATCATTTAGAAGAAATGGCAAAGCTGGTTGAAAAGCTAGAATGTGTATTATGGAGCGTATTCTTCCTCGTGCCTACTGGACGTGGTCAAACGAGTGATATGATTTCGCCTGTCCAGCATGAGCAAGTATTTACATGGCTATACCAATTGAGCAAGCGTGTGCCTTTTGATATTAAAACAACTGCAGGACAGCATTACCGTCGTGTTGTGATTCAACAAAAGAAGCGAGAAGCAAAAGAACAACCAACAGAAATCCAATATTTAGATGCGTTAACCGAGCAGGGACTAACCGGTTCAATCGATGGATTAGGAAGAGCTCCAAAGGGCGTAAACGATGGAAATGGCTTTATTTTCATCTCTCACATTGGGGATGTGTACCCAAGCGGTTTGCTCCCAATTAAAGTAGGAAATATTCGGGAGCAGTCACTCTCTGATATTTATCGTAATTCACCAGTTCTTCAGGAATTACGGAACCCCGATTTGTATAAAGGGAAATGCGGTCAGTGCGAGTTCCGTCATGTCTGTGGTGGATCACGCTCTAGAGCTTATGCGATGACGGGCGACTATCTTGAAAGTGAGCCATTCTGCGTCTATATTCCTAAAGCTTTAAGAAAAAAACAAGAGGTTTAG
- a CDS encoding ABC transporter permease translates to MRRIWSIQWLHMTQFLKTPAAWILMVIMPALFSLIFGGMALNTENNKPIVNIVDSKGELHSEIVSLLKRNDQYLWKSVSETQAKKNIQEQEAIAAIVIPENVTERIKATDPLFDVIVQRKSEQYMGLVPYLEGSANVILSSYQARNIDDESSVKELLKSVATSKGVKVDHQIIQKDNENKAAVNLMFVGFAIMFMMFGLSGAASTILDEKRGGTWSRLMITPATKLQISFGYLSAYFWIGWIQFAMLMVMTKFMFDTEWGNLLYLIPFASLVILCVVGFGLMLAGLVKTKQQAIALSAIVITSTCMLGGVYWSIELVPDFMKKIALATPQRWAMAGFEEIISGSLHTATLIKDVSALCAFTIVFLLIALRLVKYE, encoded by the coding sequence ATGCGTAGAATTTGGAGTATTCAATGGCTACATATGACACAATTTTTAAAAACACCTGCAGCATGGATATTGATGGTGATCATGCCTGCATTATTTAGTTTGATTTTTGGAGGAATGGCGCTTAATACAGAAAACAATAAACCAATTGTCAATATTGTTGATAGTAAAGGTGAATTGCATTCAGAAATTGTTAGTTTGCTTAAGCGAAATGATCAATATTTATGGAAATCAGTATCAGAAACACAAGCTAAAAAAAACATTCAAGAGCAAGAAGCCATTGCGGCCATTGTTATCCCAGAAAATGTAACGGAACGAATTAAAGCGACAGATCCACTATTTGATGTTATTGTGCAAAGAAAAAGTGAACAATACATGGGGTTGGTTCCTTATTTAGAAGGAAGTGCAAATGTCATCCTAAGTTCCTATCAGGCTCGAAATATAGACGATGAATCATCCGTAAAAGAGCTATTAAAATCGGTTGCAACAAGTAAGGGTGTAAAAGTTGATCATCAAATCATTCAAAAGGATAATGAAAATAAAGCGGCAGTCAATTTAATGTTTGTTGGTTTTGCCATTATGTTTATGATGTTTGGCCTTTCAGGAGCGGCGTCGACCATTTTGGATGAAAAGAGGGGTGGTACCTGGTCAAGACTGATGATCACCCCAGCGACAAAGCTACAAATTAGTTTCGGATATTTAAGTGCTTATTTTTGGATTGGCTGGATCCAATTTGCAATGCTGATGGTGATGACGAAATTCATGTTTGACACTGAATGGGGCAATTTACTCTATCTCATTCCTTTTGCTTCGCTTGTCATCCTTTGTGTTGTTGGCTTCGGCTTGATGTTAGCTGGGTTAGTTAAAACAAAACAACAAGCTATTGCCTTAAGTGCGATCGTGATTACGAGTACGTGTATGCTTGGAGGCGTATATTGGTCGATTGAGTTAGTGCCAGACTTCATGAAAAAGATTGCGCTAGCAACTCCACAAAGATGGGCAATGGCAGGATTTGAAGAAATCATAAGTGGCAGCCTACATACTGCGACACTAATAAAGGATGTAAGTGCACTTTGTGCTTTTACAATCGTCTTTCTTTTAATTGCCTTGCGTTTAGTTAAATATGAATGA
- a CDS encoding ABC transporter permease: MSFFWLAVKDLLLIGRDKKAFLTLIMMPLLLIAILGAAFGNVFQEEGDVEIPKFTLGIVNLDEGTVGGILADEVFGKALPDQIRVKNFKQDKMEQKIQDHKLSVGIVIPANFTTSLSTGKAAEIKLISVPNPGVKTMIIQSVIEQFTQNYTVETEAMKQSMEKALQVGMSIEEYQASMVAKTDQNAEENQTIDSQLNEKTVQAESKPVGSFQYYAAAMGVMFLLMTVAEGVSAMILEKEQEVYNRLQVSKLSYHQYLTGKMLGLITISLIQAFVIIIGTTLIFGVDWGDSVAGVIVITISFVISACGLGILAGSFIKKEKTFSVASMLATQIMAAIGGSMAPLYIFPDWAVLAGKFLPNGLALQTYIELMSGASLTDILPAVAGILGLGFVFFIIGLARLLFERRGSYA, from the coding sequence ATGAGTTTTTTTTGGTTAGCAGTAAAGGATTTATTGCTTATTGGCCGTGACAAAAAAGCTTTTTTAACGCTCATCATGATGCCTCTTCTATTAATAGCCATTTTAGGTGCAGCATTTGGGAATGTATTTCAGGAAGAGGGAGATGTTGAAATCCCTAAGTTTACTTTAGGGATAGTCAACTTAGATGAGGGGACCGTTGGGGGAATTTTAGCAGATGAAGTGTTCGGTAAGGCTTTGCCCGACCAAATTCGTGTCAAAAATTTTAAACAGGATAAAATGGAGCAGAAAATCCAAGACCATAAGCTTTCTGTGGGAATTGTTATCCCGGCCAATTTCACGACATCCTTATCTACTGGAAAAGCTGCTGAAATAAAATTGATTTCTGTTCCAAATCCAGGTGTAAAAACGATGATCATTCAAAGTGTTATCGAGCAGTTTACGCAGAATTACACCGTAGAAACAGAAGCGATGAAGCAGTCAATGGAGAAGGCGCTTCAAGTGGGTATGTCAATCGAGGAATACCAAGCAAGCATGGTCGCTAAAACAGACCAAAATGCCGAAGAGAATCAAACAATCGACTCCCAGTTAAATGAAAAAACTGTCCAGGCTGAGTCAAAACCTGTTGGTTCCTTTCAATATTACGCAGCTGCAATGGGTGTCATGTTTTTATTAATGACGGTAGCAGAAGGTGTGTCTGCGATGATCCTTGAGAAGGAACAAGAGGTGTATAACCGCCTACAAGTATCAAAACTATCCTATCATCAATATTTAACCGGAAAAATGCTTGGTTTAATTACAATTAGCTTAATTCAAGCATTTGTCATCATAATCGGCACGACACTCATATTCGGTGTGGATTGGGGAGATTCCGTCGCTGGGGTCATTGTTATTACAATTTCCTTTGTGATCAGTGCTTGTGGGTTAGGGATTTTAGCTGGTTCATTTATTAAAAAAGAAAAAACATTCAGTGTTGCTTCTATGCTTGCAACACAAATAATGGCGGCAATCGGAGGAAGTATGGCACCACTATATATTTTTCCAGATTGGGCTGTATTAGCCGGAAAATTCCTACCAAATGGTCTAGCGTTGCAAACCTATATCGAGTTAATGTCTGGAGCTTCGTTAACTGATATTCTACCGGCAGTAGCAGGGATATTAGGACTTGGTTTTGTCTTTTTTATTATAGGTCTTGCCCGTCTTTTATTCGAAAGGAGGGGTAGCTATGCGTAG
- a CDS encoding ABC transporter ATP-binding protein — MLTVRDLKKSFGAFDAVKGVSFSVEKGEAFGLLGPNGAGKSTIINMVTGLYPPTSGKIQLKDINVLKNTKQAQAAIGVVPQEIALYQEMSAKENLNFWGRMYGLSGKALEQKVDEVLDIIGLADRAKGKVNTFSGGMKRRVNIGAAILHNPELLIMDEPTVGIDPQSRNHILETIRKLNEQGMTVIYTSHYMEEVEYLCERIGIIDHGELIACGTMPELRETIGDRSRIIITVDQQGTNSTDIQSSLSKLFSEKDFSIQNNQLMVFHKEPQHILTNFIQSVTNAGVKITSVDIVEPNLESVFLHLTGRSLRD; from the coding sequence ATGCTAACTGTTCGAGATTTGAAGAAAAGCTTCGGAGCTTTTGACGCAGTTAAAGGAGTTTCTTTTTCTGTTGAAAAAGGAGAGGCATTTGGTCTACTTGGTCCAAATGGTGCTGGAAAATCGACTATCATTAATATGGTGACAGGGTTATATCCTCCTACATCAGGAAAAATTCAGTTAAAAGACATAAATGTATTAAAGAATACGAAGCAGGCACAAGCTGCAATTGGTGTAGTACCACAAGAAATTGCGCTTTATCAAGAGATGTCGGCGAAGGAAAACTTAAACTTTTGGGGAAGAATGTACGGACTTTCAGGAAAAGCGCTTGAACAAAAAGTCGATGAGGTGCTCGATATTATCGGCTTGGCTGATCGGGCAAAGGGAAAAGTAAACACCTTTTCCGGTGGAATGAAGCGGAGAGTGAATATTGGAGCAGCCATTTTACATAATCCAGAATTGCTCATTATGGATGAGCCAACTGTAGGAATCGATCCACAGTCAAGGAATCATATATTAGAAACGATTAGGAAATTAAATGAGCAAGGAATGACGGTTATTTATACAAGCCATTATATGGAAGAAGTGGAATACTTGTGTGAACGAATCGGAATTATTGACCACGGGGAATTAATTGCCTGTGGAACTATGCCCGAGTTGCGAGAAACAATTGGAGATCGTTCACGAATCATTATTACCGTTGATCAACAAGGAACAAATTCAACCGATATCCAAAGTTCATTAAGTAAATTATTTTCCGAAAAGGATTTTAGCATTCAAAACAATCAGTTAATGGTTTTTCATAAAGAGCCCCAGCATATTTTAACCAATTTTATACAATCTGTAACAAATGCAGGTGTAAAAATTACTTCTGTTGATATTGTCGAGCCGAATCTCGAAAGTGTTTTTTTACATTTAACAGGGCGAAGCCTAAGAGATTAG
- a CDS encoding metal-sulfur cluster assembly factor, translating into MDEALKENIMGALELVIDPELGVDIVNLGLVYGIEMDEAGKTTVTMTLTSMGCPLAGTIVDQIKNCLGDIPEVKETDVNIVFNPPWTKDKMSRYAKIALGVRD; encoded by the coding sequence ATGGATGAAGCATTGAAAGAAAATATTATGGGTGCTTTAGAATTAGTCATCGACCCTGAGTTGGGTGTTGATATAGTCAATTTAGGATTGGTTTACGGAATTGAAATGGATGAGGCTGGCAAAACAACGGTGACGATGACGCTTACTTCTATGGGCTGTCCACTAGCTGGTACGATTGTTGACCAGATTAAAAATTGTTTGGGTGACATCCCAGAAGTTAAGGAAACAGATGTTAATATTGTCTTTAATCCACCTTGGACAAAGGATAAAATGTCACGCTATGCAAAGATTGCATTAGGAGTTCGTGATTAA